One Holophagales bacterium genomic window, CGCAACGACGCCGTCACGTCGATCGCCCAGATCCAGATGCCCACTCTCCTCTTCGGCGAGAAGTTCTTCGCCACGGAAAACACGACCGCCGCGAGCCTCGACGCGATCACGCGCGAGAGATCTCCTCGCGTTCCACGCCGGGCTCCTCCACCTCGGCGAACCTCGCCGTCGCCGTCTCTGGGAAGTTCGAAAAGAAGGCGATGGTCGACCTCCTCAACGGACGGTCGGCGCGATCGCGGCGGGAAAGACCGCGCGCCTGAGCCCGAAGGTGCCCGAGCCCGACTTCGCGCGGACGCCGGGACTCTACGTCTGCGACAAGGACGCCCCGCAGGCGATGCTCCAGTGGGCCTTCCCGGGATGCGCCGCTCCGACCCCGACTGGTACCCGGCAATGGTGATGAACCACGTCCTCGGCGGTGGCGGCTTCACGGCGCGCCTCATGAAGAAGATCCGCTCGACGAGGGCCTCACGTACGGCGTGAGGACGACGCTCGGCGAGGGGCCCCACTGGCGCGGCGACCTGACCGGCGGCCTCCAGACGAAGAACACCACGGTGGCCTACGCCCCGCGCCTCGCGCTCGCCGAGATGCAGAGGCTGAAGGACGAGGCGTGCTGACCGAGTCCGAGCTGGCGTCGGTCAAGGACGGCCTCGTCGAGTCGTTCCCCGCTCAGTGGGCGAGCCGCCAGGCGATCGCGAACCGCTTCGCCGAGGAGCAGCTGAACGGCTGGCCCGAAGACTGGTGGGTCGACTACCGCGAGAAGGTGAAGGCGGTGACGGCCGCCGACGTCCGGAAGCTGGCGAAGAAGCTCCTCGAGCCGGAGAAGATGGTCGTCCTCGCGGTCGGCAAGGCCTCCGAGGTCGAGTCGGGTGACCTGGACCACCCGGGCGCCCTGAAGGACGCGGTGAGGCTCCCGCCTCCGGGTGCTGCTCCCGCGATCCGCTGGCTCACGCTCGCCGCTGCCCTGACGGCCCGATCCGGCTCCCCCCTACTTCGGCGGCGGAAGCTTGGACCAGTCGATCTGGGCGCCCCAGGCGCTGTGCGGGATCATGAAGACGGCGCGCGTCACGAGCGCCGCGACGCCGACGGCGACGCGGGCGTCGCGGGCCTGCGCGGGCGCGCAGCGCCGCGAACGCCCACGCGAGGACGGCGACGGCGGTCTTGTTGTCGGTCATGTCGCCGCCGAAGGGCCAGCCGGTCCAGTAGGCGTCGAAGGCCTGCTTTCCGGACGAGCGGCCTGGAGGAAGAGGCCGCCGAACGTGAGGAGCGCCACGACGACGAGCGAGATCCGGAAGAGCTTTCGTTCGCCGCGGAGGGCGAAGAGGCCGGCCGCGTTCGCGACGAGCATCCTGGTGAACATCGCAAAGACGTGCGGGACGATGACGACGTTGGAGACCGCGCCCTTGAAGCGGGCGATCGCCGGGCGCTGGGGAAGAGGGCGAATTGCCCTCGCGCGCTCGGAGCCGGACCTGGTACTGACCTTGCCGGCGGGTGGCTGGTGCGGCAGGGCTGTTCTGAGCGTCTCGCCCTCGCGGACCATCGGCAGCGCCGCGAACGCGTCGTTCGTCGGGTAGCGCCGCCACGCCACGCTTCCGGTGACCCCGGGTCCGGAGCCTTCACGGTGACGGCGAGGTCTCCTGCTCCCGCCCAGGAACGGAGCAGCCGGAGCTTCACGTCCGACTCCCCGAGCATCACGGTGCCGCGGGCGGGCCGCGTTGGCCCGGTGAGCCGCTGGTAGATGGCTGAGGAGAGGGTGACGAGGAGGGCGAAGAGCCAGATGCCGACACGTCTGCGCATGCGGGGCGGAGGATAGCCCGGCTGCTGGCATCATCCGAGGCATGAGGTTCTCGCCGCGCGCCTCCCGCCTCCTCATCGTCCTTCTCCTCGTCGCCCCGGCCGCCGCCCTCGCCCCGTCTTCCCTCGCGGCCGAAACGACGAAGGCCCCTTCGGCCCCGGCCGTCGTCTCGGGCGAGTGGTTATCGGCAGCCCTGGGATCGAAGGCCTTCGTCCT contains:
- a CDS encoding insulinase family protein, translated to MRRASRSSASPSGGGAAPTWSRPGRKGSRTFGSQLAVGGTQKRDAAAVEDRLEALAATLSSASTATSGSLYLQVQEKDLAEGLDLMMQALTQPGFAQDRLDLAKKGARQALERRNDAVTSIAQIQMPTLLFGEKFFATENTTAASLDAITRERSPRVPRRAPPPRRTSPSPSLGSSKRRRWSTSSTDGRRDRGGKDRAPEPEGARARLRADAGTLRLRQGRPAGDAPVGLPGMRRSDPDWYPAMVMNHVLGGGGFTARLMKKIRSTRASRTA